In Ovis canadensis isolate MfBH-ARS-UI-01 breed Bighorn chromosome 3, ARS-UI_OviCan_v2, whole genome shotgun sequence, one DNA window encodes the following:
- the TAPBPL gene encoding tapasin-related protein isoform X14 — protein sequence MVQPKPQAHTHNLPNYLMLKIPEARTDRHTQTLANSRWLPPATLSTHWSPQRSLCSVNCVRIFVLLSGMFLAFTIVGALFLHQQRKLNAGESPVAPAEPCPYTCPSEEEGSAIPIQEDYRKPELTSYSEPVLLREGHHCNQVLASTSPH from the exons ATGGTCCAGCCCAAGCCCCAGGCCCACACCCACAACCTTCCCAATTACCTTATGCTGAAG ATCCCAGAGGCCAGGACAGATCGGCACACTCAAACTCTGGCCAACTCCAGGTGGCTGCCACCCGCGACCCTCTCAACCCACTGGTCAC CCCAAAGGTCCCTGTGCAGCGTGAACTGCGTCCGCATCTTTGTGCTTCTCTCTGGAATGTTTCTTGCTTTCACCATAGTCGGAGCCCTGTTCCTCCATCAACAAAGAAAATTAA ACGCAGGAGAAAGTCCAGTGGCACCTGCAGAGCCTTGTCCTTACACCTGTCCCAGCGAGGAAGAGGGCAGTGCCATCCCCATTCAGGAGGATTACCGAAAACCAGAGCTTACTTCCTACTCTGAGCCAGTGCTCCTCAGAGAAGGCCATCACTGCAATCAAGTCCTAGCTTCCACCTCACCCCACTGA